The following coding sequences are from one Devosia neptuniae window:
- a CDS encoding mannitol dehydrogenase family protein, with translation MTKLSANTLADITTASVPAYNRENLTPGIVHFGVGNFHRAHQAVYLDDLFATGSDHDWALIGAGVREADEAMRQKLKSQDWLTTVVEQEADTSSARVTGAMIDYLRPGDSAAVVARLSDPSIRIVSLTITEGGYYIDPASQKFDPTHPDIAYDAANIEAPKTAFGLILAGLLRRRELGLAPFTVMSCDNIPGNGHVTENAVAGLAALIDPALAQWVKANVAFPNGMVDRITPATSDREKTLLADNFDIDDNWPVFCESFKQWVLEDNFPAGRPALEKVGVQFVTDVAPYEHMKIRILNGGHATIAYPAGLLDIHFVHEAMEHPLVAAFLAKVERDEIIPIVPPVPDTNLDDYFALCQRRFANPKIGDTIRRLALDGSNRQPKFIVPSALERSQRQQSVNGLALVSALWCRYCYGISDGGAVIEPNDPNWDRLTAQAKKARANPQAWLEMTDIYGELATHQNFIAAFTKALETLWNIGTKATLERYLADEF, from the coding sequence ATGACCAAACTCTCCGCCAACACCCTCGCCGACATCACCACGGCATCAGTCCCCGCCTATAACCGCGAGAACCTCACCCCCGGCATCGTGCATTTCGGCGTCGGCAATTTCCATCGCGCCCACCAGGCCGTCTATCTCGACGATCTGTTCGCCACCGGCAGTGATCACGATTGGGCCCTGATCGGCGCCGGCGTCCGCGAAGCCGATGAGGCCATGCGCCAAAAACTCAAGTCCCAGGATTGGCTCACCACCGTCGTCGAGCAGGAAGCCGATACCAGCTCCGCCCGCGTCACTGGCGCCATGATCGATTACCTCCGCCCCGGCGACAGTGCCGCCGTCGTCGCCCGCCTCTCCGATCCATCCATCCGCATCGTCTCGCTGACCATCACCGAAGGCGGCTATTACATCGACCCCGCCAGCCAGAAATTCGATCCGACCCACCCCGACATCGCCTATGACGCCGCCAATATAGAGGCCCCAAAAACCGCCTTCGGCCTGATCCTCGCCGGCCTCCTCCGCCGCCGCGAGCTAGGCCTCGCCCCCTTCACCGTCATGAGCTGCGACAACATTCCCGGCAATGGCCACGTCACCGAAAACGCCGTCGCCGGTCTCGCCGCGCTGATCGACCCGGCCCTCGCCCAATGGGTCAAAGCCAACGTCGCCTTCCCCAACGGCATGGTCGACCGCATCACCCCCGCCACCTCCGACCGCGAAAAGACCCTGCTGGCCGACAATTTCGACATCGACGACAATTGGCCGGTCTTCTGCGAGAGCTTCAAGCAATGGGTGCTCGAAGACAATTTTCCCGCCGGCCGCCCGGCGCTGGAAAAAGTCGGCGTGCAATTCGTCACCGACGTAGCGCCCTACGAGCACATGAAAATCCGCATCCTCAATGGCGGCCACGCCACCATCGCCTATCCCGCCGGGCTGCTCGATATCCACTTCGTCCATGAAGCTATGGAGCACCCCCTCGTCGCCGCCTTCCTCGCCAAGGTCGAGCGCGACGAAATCATCCCCATCGTTCCCCCGGTTCCCGATACCAATCTCGACGACTACTTCGCCCTCTGCCAACGCCGCTTCGCCAATCCCAAGATCGGCGACACAATTCGGCGCCTCGCGCTCGATGGTTCCAACCGTCAGCCCAAATTCATCGTTCCATCGGCTCTGGAGCGTTCTCAACGTCAACAGTCCGTTAACGGATTGGCACTCGTGAGTGCCCTTTGGTGTCGCTATTGCTACGGCATTTCCGATGGCGGCGCGGTCATCGAACCCAACGATCCCAACTGGGATCGCCTCACCGCCCAAGCCAAAAAAGCCAGAGCCAATCCCCAGGCCTGGCTCGAAATGACCGATATTTACGGCGAGCTCGCCACCCACCAAAATTTCATCGCCGCCTTCACCAAGGCATTGGAAACGCTGTGGAATATCGGCACCAAGGCCACCCTGGAACGCTATCTGGCGGATGAATTTTAG
- the chvE gene encoding multiple monosaccharide ABC transporter substrate-binding protein, with the protein MKSFAAVALTGAFVLGSAGLVAAQDKGTIGISMPEQTTLRWNSDGAELKSALEAKGYTVDLQYAGDDIPNQLAQIENMVTKGSKALVIAALDGTTLSAVLEQAAAAGVKVIAYDRLIRDTANVDYYTTFDNFKVGVLQANSILKGLGYPEKQGPFNIELFGGSPDDNNAFFFYDGAMSVLQPLIDSGVLVVKSGQQGMDKVGTLRWDGATAQARMDNLLSAYYSDGSHVDAVLSPNDGVARGIISSLKGIGYGSADLAYPIISGQDAEIPSIKAIIAGEQYSTVYKDTRELARVTGDLVDTVLSGATPEGLDTTTYNNGVKVVPSILLTPYEVDAVNYKELVVDSGYIKEEDLK; encoded by the coding sequence TTGAAATCGTTCGCCGCCGTCGCTTTGACGGGCGCGTTTGTACTGGGCTCGGCGGGCCTGGTCGCCGCCCAGGACAAGGGCACGATCGGCATTTCCATGCCGGAGCAGACCACGCTGCGCTGGAATTCGGATGGTGCCGAGCTCAAGTCGGCACTGGAAGCCAAGGGCTATACCGTCGACCTGCAATATGCGGGCGACGATATCCCGAACCAGCTCGCCCAGATCGAAAACATGGTCACCAAGGGCTCCAAGGCGCTGGTGATTGCGGCGCTGGACGGCACCACGCTGAGCGCCGTGCTCGAGCAGGCTGCGGCTGCCGGCGTCAAGGTTATCGCTTATGACCGCCTGATCCGCGACACCGCCAATGTCGATTATTACACCACGTTCGACAACTTCAAGGTTGGCGTGCTGCAGGCCAATTCGATCCTCAAGGGCCTGGGTTATCCGGAGAAGCAGGGCCCGTTCAATATCGAGCTGTTCGGCGGTTCGCCTGACGATAACAACGCCTTCTTCTTCTATGACGGCGCCATGAGCGTGCTGCAGCCGCTGATCGATTCCGGTGTGCTGGTGGTCAAGTCCGGCCAGCAGGGCATGGACAAGGTTGGCACGCTGCGTTGGGACGGGGCGACTGCCCAGGCCCGCATGGATAACCTGCTCTCGGCCTATTATTCGGACGGCAGCCATGTCGATGCCGTGCTGTCGCCTAATGATGGCGTGGCACGTGGCATCATCTCCTCGCTCAAGGGCATTGGTTACGGCTCGGCCGATCTGGCCTATCCGATCATCTCGGGCCAGGACGCTGAAATCCCCTCGATCAAGGCGATCATTGCCGGCGAGCAGTATTCCACCGTTTATAAGGATACGCGCGAACTGGCCCGCGTCACCGGCGATCTGGTCGATACCGTGCTGAGCGGCGCTACGCCCGAAGGGCTCGACACGACCACGTATAACAATGGTGTCAAGGTCGTACCCTCGATCCTTCTCACGCCCTATGAAGTGGACGCGGTCAACTACAAGGAACTCGTGGTTGACTCGGGCTACATCAAGGAAGAAGACCTGAAATAA
- a CDS encoding ABC transporter substrate-binding protein, which translates to MKLTPLFVGALTLALATSASAQTLTIATVNNGDMVRMQGLSSAFTTDTGIELNWVVLEENTLRQNVTTDIATNGGQYDVMTIGTYEAPIWAKQGWLVPLDGLSADAAYDVDDLLPPIRDGLSYEGKLYAAPFYGESSMVMYRKDLMEKAGLTMPDAPTWEFIGQAARAMTDRANDINGICLRGKAGWGENMAFLTAMSNSFGARWFDENWVPQFNTPEWKSTLDTYLSLMADAGPAGASSNGFNENLTLFQQGKCGMWIDATVAASFVINPEDSTVADQVGFALAPDNGLGKRGNWLWAWSLAIPKSSQNAEAAEKFIDWATNKAYLDTVAAQDGWANVPPGTRASLYANADYQAAAPFAKMTLDSINSANPSEPTVKPVPYTGVQFVAIPEFAGIATNVGQLFSAALAGQMSADDALAQAQDAATRDMTRAGYIK; encoded by the coding sequence ATGAAACTTACACCCCTTTTCGTGGGCGCCCTGACGCTCGCGCTGGCCACATCCGCATCCGCGCAAACCCTCACCATTGCCACTGTGAACAATGGCGACATGGTGCGCATGCAGGGCCTGTCGTCCGCCTTCACCACCGATACCGGCATCGAACTCAATTGGGTCGTGCTGGAAGAGAACACCCTGCGCCAGAACGTCACCACCGACATCGCCACCAATGGCGGCCAATATGACGTGATGACCATCGGCACCTATGAAGCCCCGATCTGGGCCAAGCAGGGCTGGCTCGTGCCGCTCGATGGCCTCAGCGCCGACGCCGCCTATGACGTCGATGATCTGCTGCCGCCCATCCGCGATGGCCTTTCCTATGAAGGCAAGCTCTATGCAGCCCCCTTCTATGGCGAAAGCTCCATGGTCATGTATCGCAAGGACCTGATGGAAAAGGCGGGCCTCACCATGCCCGACGCCCCCACCTGGGAATTCATCGGCCAGGCCGCTCGCGCCATGACCGACCGCGCCAATGACATCAACGGCATCTGCCTGCGCGGCAAGGCCGGCTGGGGCGAGAACATGGCTTTCCTCACCGCCATGTCCAATTCCTTCGGCGCCCGCTGGTTCGATGAAAACTGGGTCCCCCAGTTCAATACGCCCGAGTGGAAGTCCACCCTCGATACCTATCTCTCCCTGATGGCCGATGCCGGCCCCGCCGGCGCCTCCTCCAACGGCTTCAACGAAAACCTCACCCTGTTCCAGCAGGGCAAATGCGGCATGTGGATCGACGCCACCGTCGCCGCCTCCTTCGTGATCAATCCCGAGGATTCCACCGTTGCCGACCAGGTCGGCTTTGCCCTGGCGCCCGATAATGGCCTGGGCAAGCGCGGCAATTGGCTCTGGGCCTGGTCGCTGGCCATCCCCAAGAGCAGCCAGAATGCCGAGGCCGCCGAAAAATTCATCGATTGGGCGACCAACAAGGCCTATCTCGATACGGTGGCCGCACAGGACGGCTGGGCCAACGTGCCTCCGGGCACCCGCGCCTCGCTCTATGCCAATGCCGATTACCAGGCCGCGGCACCCTTCGCCAAGATGACGCTGGATTCCATCAATTCGGCCAATCCGAGCGAGCCGACCGTCAAGCCCGTGCCCTATACCGGCGTGCAATTCGTAGCCATTCCGGAATTCGCCGGTATCGCCACCAATGTCGGCCAGCTCTTCTCGGCCGCCCTCGCCGGCCAGATGTCCGCCGATGACGCCCTCGCCCAAGCCCAGGACGCCGCCACCCGCGACATGACCCGCGCCGGCTATATCAAGTAG
- a CDS encoding ABC transporter ATP-binding protein — protein sequence MGSISLSHVNKSFGDVQVIPDISLDINDGEFVVFVGPSGCGKSTLLRLIAGLEDTTSGTILLDGQDMTKAPPARRGLAMVFQSYALYPHMTVRDNIAFPLKMAKAPKEVIDQKVEYAARTLNLSSYLDRRPRALSGGQRQRVAIGRAIVREPKAFLFDEPLSNLDAALRVNMRLEITELHQQLKTTMIYVTHDQVEAMTMADRIVVLNAGNVEQFGSPLDLYKKPANRFVAGFIGSPKMNFVDGPEAAKHNAHAIGVRPEHFKLSRENVAGTWKGKVGVAEQLGSDTFLHVHVEGLGLMTIRTDGDQTFSHGDDVYLTPDQTRIYRFDAAGNAI from the coding sequence ATGGGTTCCATCTCCCTCTCCCACGTCAACAAGTCCTTCGGCGACGTCCAGGTCATCCCGGACATCTCCCTTGACATCAACGATGGTGAATTCGTCGTCTTCGTCGGCCCCTCCGGCTGCGGCAAGTCCACCCTGCTCCGGCTGATCGCCGGGCTCGAAGACACTACATCCGGCACCATCCTGCTCGACGGGCAGGATATGACCAAGGCGCCGCCCGCCCGACGGGGTCTGGCCATGGTGTTCCAATCCTATGCGCTCTATCCGCATATGACTGTGCGCGACAACATCGCCTTCCCGCTCAAAATGGCCAAGGCGCCCAAGGAAGTCATCGACCAGAAGGTCGAATACGCCGCGCGCACGCTCAACCTTTCCTCCTATCTCGATCGCCGCCCCCGCGCCCTGTCCGGCGGCCAGCGCCAGCGCGTCGCCATCGGCCGCGCCATCGTGCGCGAACCCAAGGCCTTCCTGTTCGACGAACCCTTGTCCAATCTCGACGCCGCCCTGCGCGTCAACATGCGGCTCGAAATCACCGAGCTGCACCAGCAACTCAAGACCACCATGATCTACGTCACCCATGATCAGGTGGAGGCCATGACCATGGCCGACCGCATCGTCGTGCTCAACGCCGGCAATGTGGAGCAATTCGGCTCCCCGCTCGATCTCTACAAAAAACCCGCCAACCGCTTCGTCGCCGGCTTCATCGGCTCGCCCAAAATGAACTTCGTCGATGGCCCCGAAGCCGCCAAGCACAATGCCCACGCCATCGGCGTCCGCCCCGAACACTTCAAGCTCAGCCGCGAAAATGTAGCCGGCACCTGGAAGGGCAAAGTCGGCGTCGCCGAACAACTGGGGTCAGACACGTTCCTCCACGTCCACGTCGAAGGCCTTGGCCTCATGACCATCCGCACCGATGGCGACCAGACTTTTAGCCACGGCGACGACGTCTATCTGACGCCCGATCAAACCCGCATCTATCGCTTCGATGCGGCTGGCAACGCGATCTAG
- a CDS encoding sugar-binding transcriptional regulator, translating to MANKTDSPSTRLDDAARAGWLYYVAGNTQEEIASKLGISRQSAQRLVSLSVSEGLIKVRLDHPIGRCMDLAARLKSRFALDLVEVVPSDPASTSTTIGLAEAAAAEIERWLKRPDPIIMAIGTGRTLKAAIEQLMPMECPHHKVVALTGSIAPDGSAAFYNVIFNVADTVKARSFPMPLPVIASSAREREMLHSQPMIRETLALAAQADVTFVGVGEIGPDAPLYLDGFISDDELKALQKAGAVGEICGWSFDADGKLIEGLTNERVASASIPSRENSLVIAIAMGRKKLPGIRATLSRRLVNGIITDEATAEGLLA from the coding sequence ATGGCCAACAAAACCGATAGCCCCAGCACGCGGCTCGATGATGCCGCGCGGGCCGGCTGGCTCTATTATGTCGCGGGCAATACCCAGGAAGAAATCGCCAGCAAGCTCGGCATTTCCCGCCAATCCGCCCAGCGCCTCGTCTCCCTCTCGGTCAGCGAAGGCCTGATCAAGGTCCGCCTCGATCACCCGATCGGCCGCTGCATGGACCTCGCCGCGCGCCTCAAATCCCGCTTCGCGCTCGATCTGGTGGAAGTCGTCCCCTCCGACCCCGCCAGCACCTCCACCACGATCGGCCTTGCCGAAGCCGCCGCCGCCGAGATCGAACGCTGGCTCAAGCGCCCCGACCCGATCATCATGGCCATCGGCACCGGCCGCACGCTCAAGGCCGCCATCGAGCAACTCATGCCCATGGAATGCCCGCACCACAAGGTTGTGGCGCTGACCGGCAGTATCGCCCCCGACGGCTCCGCCGCCTTCTACAACGTCATTTTCAACGTCGCCGACACGGTCAAGGCGCGCAGCTTTCCCATGCCCCTGCCCGTCATCGCCTCCTCGGCCCGCGAACGCGAAATGCTGCATTCCCAGCCCATGATCCGCGAAACCCTGGCCCTCGCCGCCCAGGCCGACGTGACCTTTGTCGGCGTCGGCGAAATTGGCCCCGACGCCCCGCTCTATCTCGATGGCTTCATCTCCGACGACGAACTCAAGGCCCTGCAAAAGGCCGGCGCCGTTGGCGAAATCTGCGGCTGGAGCTTCGACGCCGATGGCAAGCTCATCGAAGGCCTGACCAATGAGCGCGTCGCCTCCGCCTCGATTCCCTCGCGCGAAAACTCCCTGGTCATAGCAATTGCCATGGGCCGCAAGAAATTGCCCGGCATCCGCGCCACGCTGAGCCGGCGCCTGGTCAATGGCATCATCACCGACGAAGCCACCGCCGAAGGCCTGCTGGCTTAG
- a CDS encoding FadR/GntR family transcriptional regulator, giving the protein MVHHEGDARPDQSAASVVADDLAQMILGELVPGTSLPSEAELASRYEVSRLTIREAVKLLEGRGLLELARGRRAVVREPDGAAFADFLTSIIRYDPKGLYDLIEVRLSLEVQSATLAAKRSTRAGQTAIESALEGMRETLATGLDTPEQELAFHTFDVGFHEAVALASGNRVLGYLFEAMAQPLREGFFISRRGHEQRGHTLAHTVEAHQRILDNIRQGNSRAAAEAMRLHLKDTERDIRTALSQLRQGLPKT; this is encoded by the coding sequence GTGGTCCATCACGAGGGGGATGCTCGCCCCGATCAATCGGCGGCAAGCGTGGTTGCGGACGACCTGGCTCAGATGATTCTGGGTGAATTGGTGCCGGGCACCAGCCTGCCCAGCGAAGCCGAATTGGCCAGCCGCTACGAGGTCAGCCGCCTGACGATTCGCGAGGCGGTGAAACTACTCGAGGGCCGCGGCCTGCTCGAACTGGCCCGTGGTCGCCGTGCCGTGGTGCGCGAACCCGATGGCGCCGCCTTTGCCGATTTCCTCACCTCGATCATCCGCTACGATCCCAAAGGGCTCTACGACCTGATCGAAGTGCGGCTTTCCCTCGAAGTCCAATCGGCGACCCTGGCCGCCAAGCGCTCCACCCGCGCCGGCCAGACCGCCATTGAAAGCGCCCTCGAAGGCATGCGCGAAACCCTCGCCACCGGCCTCGACACCCCCGAGCAGGAATTGGCCTTCCACACTTTCGATGTCGGCTTCCACGAAGCGGTGGCCCTGGCCAGCGGCAATCGCGTGCTCGGCTATCTCTTTGAAGCCATGGCCCAGCCACTGCGCGAAGGTTTTTTCATCAGCCGCCGCGGCCACGAACAGCGCGGCCATACCCTTGCCCACACCGTGGAAGCCCACCAGCGCATTCTCGACAATATCAGACAAGGCAATAGCCGCGCCGCCGCCGAAGCCATGCGCCTGCACCTCAAGGACACCGAGCGCGACATCCGCACCGCCCTCAGCCAATTGCGCCAGGGCTTGCCCAAGACGTAG
- the chvE gene encoding multiple monosaccharide ABC transporter substrate-binding protein has translation MALTASTAVFAQDKGQIGIAMPTQSSLRWISDGNELKAALEGKGYTVDLQYAEDDIPNQLAQIENMVTKGVKALVVASIDGTTLSAVLQQAADAGIKVIAYDRLIRDTANVDYYTTFDNFQVGVLQANSILKGLGYPEKQGPFNIELFGGSPDDNNAFFFYDGAMSVFQPLIDSGVLVVKSGQQGMDTVGTLRWDGAVAQARMDNILSANYSDGSRVDAVLSPYDGLSRGIISSLRGIGYGSADQPWPVISGQDAEAPSVKAIIAGEQYSTVYKDTRELARVTGDLVDTVLSGGTPEGLDTTTYNNGVKVVPSILLTPYEVDKSNYQELVIDSGYLKPEDVQ, from the coding sequence ATGGCGCTGACTGCTTCGACGGCGGTCTTCGCCCAGGACAAGGGCCAGATCGGCATCGCCATGCCGACCCAGTCGTCGCTGCGCTGGATCTCGGACGGCAACGAACTCAAGGCCGCGCTGGAAGGCAAGGGCTACACCGTCGACCTGCAATATGCGGAAGACGATATCCCCAACCAGCTCGCCCAGATCGAAAACATGGTCACCAAGGGCGTCAAGGCCCTGGTGGTTGCCTCGATCGACGGCACTACGCTGAGCGCCGTGCTGCAGCAGGCCGCTGACGCCGGCATCAAGGTCATCGCTTATGACCGCCTGATCCGCGACACCGCCAATGTCGACTATTACACCACGTTCGACAATTTCCAGGTCGGCGTGCTGCAGGCCAACTCGATCCTCAAGGGTCTGGGTTATCCGGAAAAGCAGGGCCCGTTCAATATCGAGCTGTTCGGCGGTTCGCCCGACGATAACAACGCCTTCTTCTTCTATGACGGCGCGATGAGCGTGTTCCAGCCGCTGATCGATTCCGGTGTGCTGGTGGTCAAGTCCGGCCAGCAGGGCATGGACACTGTCGGTACCCTGCGTTGGGACGGTGCTGTCGCCCAGGCCCGCATGGACAATATCCTGTCCGCCAACTACTCGGACGGCTCGCGCGTTGACGCGGTTCTGTCCCCCTATGACGGTCTGAGCCGCGGTATCATCTCCTCGCTGCGCGGCATTGGCTACGGCTCTGCCGACCAGCCTTGGCCTGTTATTTCGGGCCAGGATGCCGAAGCTCCGTCCGTCAAGGCAATCATTGCCGGCGAGCAGTACTCGACCGTCTACAAGGACACGCGCGAACTGGCCCGTGTCACTGGCGATCTGGTCGACACCGTGCTGAGCGGTGGCACGCCTGAGGGCCTGGACACCACGACCTACAACAATGGCGTCAAGGTCGTTCCTTCGATCCTGCTGACTCCCTATGAGGTCGACAAGTCGAACTACCAGGAACTGGTGATCGACTCGGGTTACCTGAAGCCGGAAGACGTGCAGTAA
- a CDS encoding carbohydrate ABC transporter permease gives MARNVSTQTRIGFTALAWIVALLLFSPILWTILTAFKTEAEAIASRPTFFPETFTLENFSAVQDRSDYVKHAINSILVSVGSTLLGLAIGIPAAWAMAFAPTKRTKDVLMWMLSTKMMPAVGVLIPIYLIFRDLRLLDTVHGLTLIMTLINLPIIIWMLYTYFKEIPVDILEAARMDGAELWNEIVHVLVPMAVPGIASTLLLNVILAWNEAFWTITLTSGRAGTLTAFISSFSSPQGLFLAKLSAASLLAIAPILLMGWFSQKQLVRGLTFGAVK, from the coding sequence ATGGCCCGCAACGTCTCCACCCAGACCCGTATCGGCTTCACCGCCCTCGCCTGGATTGTCGCGCTCCTGCTGTTCTCGCCCATCCTGTGGACGATCCTCACCGCCTTCAAAACCGAGGCCGAAGCCATCGCGTCCCGGCCCACCTTCTTCCCCGAGACCTTCACGCTGGAAAACTTCTCGGCGGTGCAGGATCGCTCTGACTACGTCAAGCACGCCATCAATTCGATCCTGGTCTCGGTCGGCTCCACCCTATTGGGCCTCGCCATTGGCATCCCCGCCGCCTGGGCCATGGCCTTTGCGCCCACCAAGCGCACCAAGGACGTCTTGATGTGGATGCTCTCCACCAAGATGATGCCCGCCGTGGGCGTCTTGATCCCGATCTACCTGATCTTCCGCGACCTGCGCCTGCTCGATACCGTGCATGGCCTGACGCTGATCATGACGCTGATCAACCTGCCGATCATCATCTGGATGCTCTACACCTACTTCAAGGAAATCCCGGTCGATATCCTGGAAGCCGCCCGCATGGATGGCGCCGAGCTCTGGAACGAAATCGTCCACGTCCTCGTCCCCATGGCCGTGCCCGGCATCGCCTCGACGCTCCTCCTCAACGTCATCCTCGCCTGGAACGAAGCCTTCTGGACCATCACGCTGACTTCGGGCCGCGCCGGCACGCTCACCGCCTTCATCTCCTCCTTCTCGTCTCCGCAAGGCCTGTTCCTCGCCAAGCTCTCCGCCGCCTCGCTCCTCGCCATCGCCCCCATCCTGCTCATGGGCTGGTTCAGCCAAAAACAACTCGTCCGCGGCCTCACCTTCGGCGCAGTGAAATAA
- a CDS encoding carbohydrate ABC transporter permease, producing MATAQTRTLSRIMMAPAVIVLLIWMIVPLVMTLWFSFQNYSLINPMMTGFAGWANYIYVIGDPSFTQSLVNTLILVGGVLAITVIGGTLLALLLDQPIWGQGILRILVISPFFVMPPVAALIWKNGFMHPGYGMLGHLWKAFGLQPVDWFNQYPLFSVIVIVAWQWLPFATLILLTALQSLSEEQREAAEMDGANALNRFYFIILPHIARAITIVILIQTIFLLGIFAEIRVTTGGGPGYASTNITFLVFRTGILSNDIGAGSAGGVVAVIIANVVAFFLMRAVGKNLDA from the coding sequence ATGGCCACCGCCCAAACCCGTACGCTCTCCCGCATCATGATGGCGCCCGCCGTCATCGTGCTGCTGATCTGGATGATCGTTCCGCTGGTGATGACCCTGTGGTTCTCCTTCCAGAATTATAGCCTGATCAACCCGATGATGACCGGCTTTGCCGGCTGGGCGAATTATATCTATGTCATCGGCGACCCCAGCTTCACCCAATCGCTGGTCAATACCCTGATCTTGGTCGGCGGCGTCCTCGCCATCACCGTCATTGGCGGCACCCTGCTGGCCCTCCTGCTCGATCAGCCGATCTGGGGCCAGGGCATTTTGCGTATTCTGGTCATCTCGCCCTTCTTCGTCATGCCGCCGGTCGCCGCGCTGATCTGGAAGAACGGCTTCATGCATCCCGGCTATGGCATGCTCGGCCATTTGTGGAAGGCCTTCGGCCTGCAACCGGTCGATTGGTTCAATCAATATCCGCTGTTTTCGGTGATCGTCATCGTGGCCTGGCAGTGGCTGCCCTTCGCGACCCTCATTCTGCTCACTGCCCTGCAATCCCTCTCCGAGGAACAGCGCGAAGCTGCCGAAATGGACGGCGCCAACGCGCTCAACCGCTTCTACTTCATCATCCTGCCGCACATAGCGCGCGCCATCACCATCGTCATCCTGATCCAGACCATCTTCCTGCTCGGCATTTTCGCTGAAATCCGCGTCACCACTGGCGGCGGCCCTGGCTACGCCTCCACCAACATCACCTTCCTGGTCTTCCGCACCGGCATCCTCAGCAACGACATCGGAGCCGGTTCAGCCGGAGGTGTCGTCGCCGTCATCATCGCCAACGTGGTCGCATTCTTTCTGATGCGGGCAGTAGGGAAGAACTTGGATGCGTAG
- a CDS encoding HAD-IA family hydrolase — translation MQVLIAAIGAQGPAITPAMAYRDYLGRSLSSISASLLDSHGMPLGPAALASMRSDLYALYRRELRASPGLPNILEKLDIPFCVASSSQPERIRISLELTGMLAAFEPNIFSATMVKNGKPAPDLFLHAARAMGIPPAKCLVIEDSPAGITAARAAGMAVFGYLGGSHIAPAGLAETIAALHPDRIFDDMHALPDLVRSLQTEKRAL, via the coding sequence ATGCAGGTCCTGATCGCCGCCATCGGCGCCCAGGGCCCCGCGATCACCCCCGCCATGGCCTATCGCGATTACCTCGGCCGGTCGCTATCCTCAATCTCCGCCAGCCTGCTCGATAGCCACGGCATGCCACTCGGTCCGGCAGCACTCGCATCTATGCGCAGCGATCTCTATGCCCTCTATCGCCGCGAGTTGCGGGCCAGCCCAGGCCTGCCCAACATATTGGAAAAACTCGACATTCCGTTCTGCGTCGCCTCCTCCAGCCAACCCGAACGCATCCGCATCAGCCTCGAATTGACCGGCATGCTCGCCGCGTTCGAGCCCAATATCTTCTCCGCCACCATGGTCAAAAACGGCAAGCCCGCCCCCGACCTCTTCCTCCACGCCGCCCGCGCCATGGGCATCCCGCCCGCCAAATGCCTCGTCATCGAAGATAGCCCCGCCGGCATCACCGCCGCCCGCGCCGCCGGCATGGCGGTGTTCGGCTATCTCGGCGGTAGCCATATCGCCCCCGCCGGGCTGGCCGAAACCATCGCCGCCCTCCACCCCGACCGCATTTTCGACGATATGCACGCCCTGCCCGATCTTGTACGGTCACTCCAAACCGAAAAGAGGGCGCTCTAG